In Streptomyces nojiriensis, one genomic interval encodes:
- the kstD gene encoding 3-oxosteroid 1-dehydrogenase yields the protein MSARASRTTPAALPSRRAVLAGTGAGVLAATVLPSATARADGAQDGPPLGEYDVVVVGSGAAGMTAALAAAKRGLSVLVVEKAPTFGGSAARSGAGIWLPNNAVILGAGVPDTPQKAAAYLAAVVGPEVPADRQAAFLANGPRMLDFVMANSPLRFRFMEGYSDYYPDLPGGLPNGRSIEPDQIDGNILGAELARLNPAYMPVPAGMVVFSQDYKWLNLAAVSAKGLAVSTECLARGTKAALRGEKPLTMGQALAAGLRAGLQRAGVPVWLNSPLVDLVLEGGAVTGVVVEQGGVRGTVRARRGVVIGSGGFEHNAAMRAQYQQQPIGTQWSVGAKENTGDGIRAGQRAGASLALMEDAWWGPSIPLPGEPYFCLAERTLPGGLIVNANGARFVNEAAPYSDVVHVMYEKDRGAVGSHIPAWLIVDQNYRNRYLFKDILPTLPFPDAWYQAGAAKKAWTWDALAGQIGVPAAALRATLGRFNAQAWSGDDADFHRGDTAYDHYYTDPSVHPNSCLAPVWVPPFYAFKIVPGDLGTKGGIVTDARARALRPDGSVIPGLYAAGNASAAVMGHSYAGAGSTIGPAMTFGYVAANAIADA from the coding sequence ATGTCCGCACGTGCTTCACGCACCACCCCCGCCGCCCTCCCGTCCAGACGCGCGGTCCTCGCCGGTACGGGCGCCGGGGTGCTCGCCGCCACCGTGCTGCCGTCCGCCACCGCCCGGGCCGACGGCGCCCAGGACGGGCCCCCGCTCGGCGAGTACGACGTCGTCGTGGTCGGGTCCGGGGCCGCCGGGATGACCGCCGCGCTCGCCGCCGCCAAGCGGGGGCTGAGCGTGCTGGTGGTGGAGAAGGCCCCGACCTTCGGCGGGTCGGCCGCCCGGTCCGGAGCCGGTATCTGGCTGCCCAACAATGCGGTGATCCTGGGTGCGGGGGTGCCGGACACCCCGCAGAAGGCGGCGGCGTACCTCGCGGCCGTCGTCGGGCCCGAGGTGCCGGCCGACCGCCAGGCCGCGTTCCTCGCCAACGGGCCGCGGATGCTGGACTTCGTGATGGCCAACAGCCCGCTGAGGTTCCGCTTCATGGAGGGCTACAGCGACTACTACCCCGACCTGCCGGGCGGGCTGCCGAACGGCCGCTCCATCGAGCCGGACCAGATCGACGGGAACATCCTGGGCGCCGAACTGGCCCGCCTGAACCCGGCGTACATGCCCGTCCCGGCCGGAATGGTGGTCTTCAGCCAGGACTACAAGTGGCTGAACCTGGCGGCGGTGAGCGCCAAGGGGCTCGCCGTGTCCACCGAGTGCCTGGCCCGCGGCACGAAGGCGGCGCTGCGGGGCGAGAAGCCGCTGACGATGGGCCAGGCCCTGGCGGCCGGGCTGCGCGCCGGGCTCCAGCGGGCCGGGGTTCCGGTGTGGCTGAACAGCCCGCTGGTGGACCTGGTCCTGGAGGGCGGCGCGGTCACCGGCGTGGTGGTGGAGCAGGGCGGCGTACGGGGCACCGTACGGGCCCGGCGCGGGGTGGTCATCGGCTCGGGCGGGTTCGAGCACAACGCGGCGATGCGGGCGCAGTACCAGCAGCAGCCCATCGGCACCCAGTGGTCGGTGGGCGCGAAGGAGAACACCGGCGACGGGATCCGGGCGGGGCAGCGGGCCGGGGCCTCGCTGGCGCTGATGGAGGACGCGTGGTGGGGGCCGTCGATCCCGCTGCCCGGGGAGCCGTACTTCTGTCTCGCCGAACGGACCCTGCCGGGCGGGCTGATCGTGAACGCGAACGGCGCCCGGTTCGTCAACGAGGCGGCGCCGTACAGCGATGTGGTGCACGTGATGTACGAGAAGGACCGCGGCGCGGTCGGCTCGCACATCCCGGCGTGGCTGATCGTGGATCAGAACTACCGCAACAGGTACCTGTTCAAGGACATCCTGCCGACGCTGCCCTTCCCGGACGCGTGGTACCAGGCGGGTGCGGCGAAGAAGGCATGGACCTGGGACGCGCTGGCCGGTCAGATCGGGGTCCCGGCGGCGGCGCTGCGGGCGACGCTGGGCCGGTTCAACGCGCAGGCGTGGAGCGGCGACGACGCCGACTTCCACCGGGGCGACACGGCGTACGACCACTACTACACGGACCCGAGCGTGCACCCGAACTCGTGTCTGGCACCCGTCTGGGTCCCGCCGTTCTACGCGTTCAAGATCGTGCCCGGGGATCTCGGTACGAAGGGCGGCATCGTGACCGATGCCCGGGCGCGGGCCCTGCGCCCGGACGGCTCGGTGATCCCGGGCCTGTACGCGGCCGGCAACGCGAGCGCCGCGGTGATGGGCCACAGCTACGCCGGGGCCGGATCTACGATCGGCCCCGCGATGACCTTCGGCTACGTGGCGGCGAACGCCATCGCGGACGCGTGA
- a CDS encoding aminoglycoside phosphotransferase family protein has translation MYAATSSVSAPVRSHRTLPAGGGPYLEPGRPAAPAQGAVRARRMPGTGSLPVSGRIDLSGPQGAQLRTALASVQRICPEFAPVQVLRRSGRSVLLVGTTGRMTAVAKVLLDHSPEWRERYRHEIAAYRTFVRHRPPVRVPRLIAADPENCTLVVERMAGRVAALQRHPVEPPPRVDLRAALGAVSRVNQWRPPAELFGTPMNYARRIARDYELGLLTDRDLGDLQKLLHGVKLSGTALQFNHGDALLSNLLLSPAGPVLLDWEHAGWYLPGYDLATLWTVLGDAPAARAQISRLAQSAGPAARDAFLVNLMLVLTREIRMSETAVQRSMLATTPAQPLPVGALSSGEEQRLLLRRLHDDAGMARRAVRAAVGTR, from the coding sequence ATGTACGCAGCAACCTCCTCCGTGTCCGCACCGGTCCGGTCGCACCGCACGCTCCCGGCTGGCGGCGGCCCCTACCTCGAACCCGGCCGCCCGGCGGCTCCGGCACAGGGCGCCGTCCGGGCGCGGCGAATGCCGGGTACCGGATCACTGCCCGTCAGCGGAAGAATCGATCTCTCGGGGCCGCAGGGGGCGCAGCTGCGCACCGCGCTCGCCTCGGTGCAGCGGATCTGTCCGGAGTTCGCCCCGGTGCAGGTACTGCGGCGCAGCGGCCGCTCGGTCCTCCTGGTCGGCACCACCGGACGGATGACCGCCGTCGCGAAGGTGTTACTGGACCACTCGCCCGAGTGGCGTGAGCGCTACCGGCACGAAATAGCGGCATACCGGACCTTCGTCCGGCACCGCCCACCGGTCCGGGTGCCGCGGCTGATCGCCGCCGACCCCGAGAACTGCACGCTCGTGGTGGAGCGGATGGCCGGCCGGGTCGCGGCACTGCAGCGGCACCCGGTGGAGCCGCCGCCGCGGGTGGACCTCCGGGCGGCCCTGGGCGCGGTGTCCCGGGTCAACCAGTGGCGGCCGCCGGCGGAGTTGTTCGGCACTCCGATGAACTACGCGCGGCGGATCGCCCGCGACTACGAGTTGGGGCTGCTGACCGACCGGGACCTCGGCGACCTGCAGAAGCTGCTGCACGGCGTGAAGCTGTCGGGCACGGCGTTGCAGTTCAACCACGGGGACGCCCTGCTGTCGAACCTGCTGCTGTCGCCGGCCGGTCCGGTCCTGCTCGACTGGGAGCACGCCGGCTGGTACCTGCCGGGGTACGACCTGGCCACGCTGTGGACGGTACTGGGCGACGCCCCGGCCGCCCGTGCCCAGATCAGCCGGCTCGCCCAGTCGGCCGGTCCGGCCGCGCGGGACGCCTTCCTGGTCAATCTGATGCTGGTGCTGACCCGGGAGATCCGGATGTCCGAGACGGCGGTGCAGCGCTCGATGCTGGCGACCACCCCGGCCCAGCCGCTGCCGGTGGGCGCCCTGTCCTCCGGTGAGGAGCAGCGGCTGCTGCTCCGCCGCCTGCACGACGACGCGGGGATGGCGCGCCGAGCGGTCCGCGCGGCGGTCGGCACGCGCTGA